The Dyella sp. 2HG41-7 sequence CTCTTCGCACGTCACGGTCTCCGACGCTTCCACTTCGAACTTCACCGCGCCGCAATGGCAGCTGCCTTGGTACCACATGGTCCGTCTCACCCGATCACTGGATTGTGCGGCGACAGGCTCTCGGCGAACCGCACATCAGCGATCCAGTTTCGTTTGCGTCGAGCCAGGCGGTCTTCGGTGTTTTCGCCGTCGAGCGTCGATGGCGATCGTTTCAGCAGAGACGCATCCACGTTCTGAAACGTATTCACGTTGACGACGGCATACATATTGTCGTCGATCGTGCTTGTCGACACTGGCACCACGCCGCAACGCGTGCAGATCAGGAAATCGGCCGTCATCGTGCCGAATGCGTAGCGAGAAACGTACGCGAGATCTTTGATCGCGATGGTGAGCGTGCCCGTCGGGCAGGATGTCCAGACGCCGCCGTGTTTCGTGCAGAACGTGCAGGTGCAGGCGCGCGCGGATATTTCCGACGGCTGCGATTTCCAGTCGAGCGTGAAGCTGATGTTTCCGCAATGACAGCTTCCGAAAATAATCATGGGATGCTCGAATCGGCGGCACGCTGGGTGATCAAGCATAAGCGAGCCGATGCCTGTAAATCCATGCGGATCGATTAGCCGCGATGCTTACGCCGAACCCGTTGCCGCCACAGCCATGCGTAGATGCCTAAGTTGATCGCAAGGACGATCGCCGCCAGCACGAATTGGATCGATCGAGTTAAACCCTCGGGATAAATCGTGGCAACCAAGTAATGTCCAATGCAGTCACCTTGGTAGGCCGATTCCCCTGCACGGGTTCGAAAATAGTTTTCGATATCCGTCAGCGGACAGAGATGCCCGCTTAATTCGACAAAAAATCCCCACGCTGCCGCCGGAAGTTGCAGCCAGGGAATCCAGCGCCATTTCAACGCGAGCAATGCACCCAGGCAGACAAACAGAATGAACGCCAGATGCAGCGTCAGAACGGCGTCGGCGGCAAGCAGAAACATGATCAGGCGAGGGTAAAGCGCGCTGCGCGATAACGTTCGAGATCTGGCGTGTGGCAGTACATGTGTTCGACGAAGAAATTGCGCTCCTGCCACATGACTTCCATATCCCAGATGCAGAACGAAAACCGCGAGGGATCTTCCACCCATCCCTCCGCCGTTCGGGCGGATGTGGACGTAAACAGCTCGTTGTCGTTACCCCACCATCCAAGCACGAGGTAAAGCGCCTGGGCGGCGTTATGGAAAATCGCGAACGCTGGCGTGGTATCCCAGGCGATGTTGCGCGCGCGCTTTATTTCTTTGAGCCGCGCCAGATAAGGTGTCTGATCGACCGTCCGGTTTTCCACCGAGATCGTATACAACTTGACGCCGTCGGTATCGCGCCAGTCGGCGTGGCTTTCGACGCGTCTGGGTTGAAAAAGTGGCATAGGGACGCTCCTGTCGCACGGGGATGACGGCGATGGAAATCCGTCCTTCGAAGCATACCGAGATTGCCTCCGAAACGGGTCGAGCCGCCGTGCGTAACTGGCCCGGTTTTCGCGCTAGGCTACGCAGCATTAGTTTCCGCCAGGGATTCGCATGAGCCAGTTCGCTCTGTTAGGCAGTCGACGTTTCGCGCCGTTTTTCTGGACCCAGGCGCTGGCCGCGTTCAACGACAGTGCGTTTCGCAACGCCATGGTGATGTTGGCGGCCTTCCAAATGGGGTTGTCGGATCATGACGTGGGTTTGTATACGAACCTGGCGCCGGCGCTGTTTATTCTGCCGTTCTTTCTGTTTTCCGCGACGGCGGGGCAGTTGGCCGAGAAGTTCGAAAAGACCCGCATCATCCGTTACGTCAAGCTGTTCGAGATCGCGGCGATGGTGCTGGCGGCGTACGGATTTTTGGGCCATCACTTGGCACTATTGCTCGTCGTGCTTTTCATGATGGGCGTGCACTCCACCGTATTCGGCCCGATCAAGTACGCCATTCTTCCGCAGGCGTTGAAGCCTTCCGAATTGGTGGGTGGCAACGGCATGGTGGAAATGGGGACGCAGATGGCGATCCTGATCGGCATGACGGCTGGCAATGTGCTGATGTTGATTGCCGGCGTCGGGCCGCATCTTTCGGCCGCGCTCACCATCGGCGTGGCGGTGATCGGCTATTTCGCGAGCCGGTTTATTCCGCCCGCGCCTGCTTCCGCGCCGAATCTCGTCTTCAATTGGAATCCGGCCAGCGAAACGGTTCGCGTGCTGCGCATCGCGCGCGAAGACCGTGCAGTATTCAACGCCGTGCTGGGTATTTCGTGGTTCTGGTTTTTCGGTACCGTGCTGGTCGCGCAATTGCCGCTGTACACGCGCATCAACCTGGGCGGCGACGGCACGGTCAACACGCTGGTGCTGACGCTGTTCTCCATCGGCACCGGCGTGGGTTCGCTGATGTGCGAAAAGATGTCCGGCAAGCGCGTGGAAATCGGCCTGGTGCCGC is a genomic window containing:
- a CDS encoding DUF2784 domain-containing protein codes for the protein MFLLAADAVLTLHLAFILFVCLGALLALKWRWIPWLQLPAAAWGFFVELSGHLCPLTDIENYFRTRAGESAYQGDCIGHYLVATIYPEGLTRSIQFVLAAIVLAINLGIYAWLWRQRVRRKHRG